The Zobellia alginiliquefaciens genome contains a region encoding:
- a CDS encoding IS3 family transposase — MERFKEEQKETIVSTCNLLGLNRQVYYRAVKSRTKKQHIVKQVIALVRSIRSVMPKIGTRKLYYILKDKLFVLNVGRDKLFRILKANHLLIKPKRSYHITTDSHHRFRKHKNIVCNVEINRPEQVWVGDITYLGARKNPSYLALITDAYSKKIIGYSVSESLAVDGTIKALEMALNNRMYKDGPLIHHSDRGLQYCSNEYQSLLSQHAITSSMTEKYDPYENAIAERINGILKQEFNVAKPMESLPMKRKLVEQAICIYNNLRPHLSNHMLTPELMHRQNKIIMKQYKSKNLIEASFNEI, encoded by the coding sequence ATTGAACGCTTCAAAGAAGAACAAAAAGAAACAATAGTTTCCACCTGTAACTTACTCGGGCTAAATAGACAGGTATATTATAGAGCTGTTAAATCTAGGACGAAAAAGCAGCATATAGTAAAACAAGTCATTGCTTTAGTGCGCAGCATTCGTAGTGTCATGCCTAAAATAGGTACTAGAAAATTGTATTATATATTGAAGGATAAACTCTTTGTTTTAAATGTTGGCAGAGATAAACTCTTTAGAATACTCAAAGCAAATCATTTGCTTATAAAGCCTAAAAGATCATATCACATAACTACAGACTCGCACCATCGATTTAGAAAGCATAAGAATATTGTTTGCAATGTTGAGATCAATCGACCGGAACAAGTATGGGTTGGCGATATAACCTATTTAGGGGCTAGGAAAAACCCATCTTATCTAGCATTGATAACGGACGCTTATTCTAAAAAGATAATAGGATATAGCGTATCGGAAAGCCTGGCAGTTGATGGAACCATAAAAGCTCTGGAGATGGCTTTGAACAATAGGATGTATAAAGATGGACCACTTATCCACCACTCCGATAGAGGGTTGCAATATTGTTCCAATGAATATCAGAGCCTATTGTCGCAACACGCAATTACATCCAGCATGACCGAAAAATACGATCCTTATGAAAATGCAATTGCAGAAAGGATCAATGGTATACTTAAACAAGAGTTCAACGTTGCAAAACCTATGGAGTCGTTACCTATGAAGAGAAAATTGGTAGAACAAGCTATTTGCATTTACAACAACTTAAGACCACATCTATCGAACCACATGCTAACACCGGAACTCATGCATCGGCAAAACAAAATCATAATGAAACAATACAAATCAAAAAATCTCATTGAAGCTAGCTTCAATGAGATTTAA
- a CDS encoding c-type cytochrome codes for MKKHLKSFALVVILLVGYACSSDSNEYEPVPDPDTESPTPDPDPEPVTEPEVVLELDAIPASTQRIGNAAQGYEFLTSGNYMSSGVPYDAFIQGFGEDHTNVLERTGDNANIGYEYTAIDAANGVRIVSPNCMSCHASFINNEFMVGLGSQVADFTINRADNIGLVSTGISLLYGGQDSDEWEAYDQFRKGIEAIGPKTVTETRGVNPADKITRVLAAHRDKNTLEWTDTPYVNVSNEVIPTDVPAWWLLKKKNAMFYHAIGRRDFCKSFIGSSLLTLDDKTKAEEIDPKMPDVLAYIYSIEAPEYPFETDTDLAAQGKPVFEENCVKCHGSYGETEEYPNLLVSLTSIGTDPALSNLYTTPSTVNDYFLDWFNTGWFGTGTTGLEFKAEGGYIAPPLDGVWATAPYFHNSSVATIAEVLNSSERPKYWSRSFNSTDYDKENLGWNYTVETSKVDKETYDTTIKGYGNQGHTFGDDLTSAQRLALLEYLKTL; via the coding sequence GTGAAGAAGCACTTAAAATCCTTTGCATTAGTAGTTATATTGTTAGTCGGTTACGCCTGTTCTAGCGATAGTAACGAGTACGAGCCTGTCCCTGACCCAGACACGGAATCTCCAACTCCTGATCCCGATCCAGAGCCGGTAACTGAACCTGAAGTAGTTCTGGAGCTAGATGCAATCCCTGCCTCCACCCAAAGAATAGGCAACGCCGCCCAAGGGTATGAGTTTTTGACTAGCGGAAACTACATGAGCTCCGGTGTACCTTATGACGCCTTTATACAGGGCTTTGGAGAAGACCATACAAACGTATTGGAACGCACGGGTGACAACGCCAATATTGGCTATGAATATACAGCCATTGATGCCGCAAATGGTGTTCGGATAGTCTCTCCCAATTGCATGTCATGTCACGCAAGTTTTATAAATAATGAGTTCATGGTAGGCCTCGGAAGTCAGGTTGCCGATTTTACCATTAACAGAGCTGATAATATTGGCCTGGTCAGTACCGGTATTTCTTTACTTTATGGTGGACAGGATAGTGATGAATGGGAAGCCTACGACCAGTTTAGAAAAGGCATTGAGGCTATAGGTCCTAAAACGGTTACGGAAACCCGCGGTGTTAACCCTGCGGATAAAATTACTAGGGTTCTAGCAGCCCATAGAGACAAAAACACGTTGGAGTGGACAGACACACCCTATGTAAATGTCAGTAACGAGGTAATTCCTACAGACGTGCCTGCCTGGTGGTTATTAAAGAAGAAAAATGCCATGTTTTACCACGCTATAGGGCGAAGAGATTTTTGTAAATCATTCATCGGTTCTAGTTTATTGACACTGGACGATAAAACGAAAGCGGAAGAGATAGACCCCAAAATGCCCGATGTACTAGCCTATATTTATAGTATAGAAGCACCGGAATACCCGTTTGAAACTGACACCGATTTAGCAGCTCAGGGTAAACCCGTTTTTGAGGAAAACTGCGTAAAATGCCACGGCTCTTATGGAGAAACCGAAGAATACCCCAACCTCTTGGTATCCCTTACATCTATTGGAACAGATCCGGCCCTTTCTAATCTATACACGACACCTTCAACCGTAAATGACTATTTTTTAGATTGGTTTAATACAGGTTGGTTCGGCACCGGAACTACGGGACTGGAGTTCAAAGCAGAAGGAGGATATATTGCTCCTCCGTTGGATGGTGTTTGGGCAACTGCCCCTTATTTCCACAACAGTTCTGTCGCAACAATAGCAGAAGTGCTAAATAGCTCTGAACGTCCTAAATATTGGAGCCGCAGTTTTAACAGTACCGATTATGATAAAGAAAACTTAGGATGGAACTACACCGTGGAAACTAGTAAAGTAGACAAGGAAACCTATGATACAACCATAAAAGGCTACGGAAACCAAGGACACACTTTTGGAGACGACCTAACCAGCGCCCAACGATTGGCACTTTTAGAATACCTAAAAACACTTTAG